A DNA window from Ornithinimicrobium humiphilum contains the following coding sequences:
- a CDS encoding pyridoxamine 5'-phosphate oxidase family protein, whose product MSIPVDLAALGEALGRHDVAYLLTSGDVRPHVAQVELHLDAGAVVVAEPGRTARRVVGERPAVTLLLPPREPDGHTLLVDGTGELDDDGALRITPSHAVLHRAAFVGR is encoded by the coding sequence ATGAGCATCCCGGTCGACCTGGCCGCCCTCGGGGAGGCGCTCGGGCGCCACGACGTGGCCTACCTGCTGACGTCGGGCGACGTGCGCCCCCACGTCGCCCAGGTGGAGCTCCACCTCGACGCCGGCGCGGTCGTGGTCGCCGAGCCCGGACGCACGGCCCGTCGGGTCGTCGGCGAGCGGCCCGCGGTCACGCTGCTGCTGCCGCCCCGCGAGCCGGACGGTCACACCCTCCTGGTCGACGGCACGGGCGAGCTCGACGACGACGGCGCGCTGCGGATCACGCCCTCGCACGCGGTGCTGCACCGCGCGGCCTTCGTGGGCCGCTGA